The Methanocaldococcus sp. genome has a window encoding:
- a CDS encoding 30S ribosomal protein S11: MTEQKKEKWGIVHIYSSYNNTIIHATDITGAETIARISGGMVTRNQRDEGSPYAAMQAAFKLAEVLKERGIYNIHIKVRAPGGSGQKNPGPGAQAAIRALARSGLRIGRIEDVTPIPHDGTTPKKRFKK, translated from the coding sequence ATGACTGAACAAAAAAAAGAAAAATGGGGGATTGTTCATATATACTCATCTTATAATAACACAATAATTCACGCGACAGATATTACTGGAGCGGAAACTATTGCAAGAATCTCAGGAGGAATGGTTACAAGAAATCAGAGAGATGAAGGTTCTCCTTATGCAGCAATGCAGGCGGCTTTTAAGTTGGCTGAAGTATTAAAAGAGAGAGGTATTTACAACATACATATAAAAGTTAGAGCGCCAGGAGGTAGTGGTCAGAAAAATCCTGGACCTGGAGCTCAAGCGGCAATTAGAGCATTAGCAAGATCTGGATTAAGAATAGGTAGAATTGAGGATGTTACACCAATACCACACGATGGTACAACTCCTAAGAAGAGGTTTAAAAAATAA
- a CDS encoding DNA-directed RNA polymerase subunit K codes for MKLTKFEIARILGARSLQLSNGAYITIKTNLDSSLKIAYEEIKQGKVPLRPIRP; via the coding sequence TTGAAATTAACAAAATTTGAAATTGCAAGAATTTTAGGGGCAAGAAGTTTGCAGTTGTCAAATGGAGCATATATAACAATTAAAACAAATTTAGATAGTTCATTAAAAATAGCATATGAGGAGATTAAACAAGGAAAAGTCCCATTAAGACCTATAAGACCATAA
- the argJ gene encoding bifunctional ornithine acetyltransferase/N-acetylglutamate synthase — MKVIDGGVIVPKGFKANGYKEGKYGVAIIISENEAIGTGVFTKNKVVAHPVVLSKNLIKNRDKFRAIVANSGNANCYTKNGLEDAKEMQKIVAELFNIKEEEILVASTGVIGRKMNMEIIKNRIKKVYELMQKESSSINAAKAIMTTDTKPKEIAVEFEVNGKKVRIGGIAKGAGMIHPNMATMLCFITTDIIIDKENLTKILKRVVDKTFNNISVDGDTSTNDTVFILANGRSGVNYEECKEEFEKSLLYVCRELSKMIVKDGEGATKFVEVIVKGAKSKEDAIKASKAIVNSLLVKTAIFGEDPNWGRILAAVGYSGADFDPSIVDIIIGNNKEEVYLVKDGTPLADEGTDELKKAEEIMKSDEIKIIVDLKMGNFDNVCYGCDLSYEYVRINAEYTT; from the coding sequence GTGAAAGTTATTGATGGTGGTGTTATAGTTCCAAAAGGTTTTAAAGCAAATGGTTATAAGGAAGGAAAGTATGGAGTGGCAATAATAATCTCTGAAAATGAAGCAATTGGAACAGGAGTTTTTACAAAAAATAAAGTTGTTGCACATCCAGTTGTTTTATCAAAAAATCTCATAAAAAATAGAGATAAGTTTAGGGCGATAGTTGCAAACAGTGGAAATGCCAACTGTTATACAAAAAATGGTTTAGAAGATGCGAAAGAAATGCAAAAAATAGTTGCTGAACTTTTTAATATTAAAGAAGAGGAAATTTTAGTGGCTTCAACTGGGGTAATTGGAAGAAAAATGAATATGGAAATTATAAAAAATAGAATAAAAAAAGTTTATGAATTAATGCAAAAAGAAAGTAGTTCAATAAATGCCGCTAAGGCTATAATGACAACTGATACAAAACCAAAAGAGATTGCAGTTGAGTTTGAAGTAAATGGAAAAAAAGTTAGAATTGGGGGAATTGCTAAGGGGGCGGGGATGATACATCCCAATATGGCTACTATGCTCTGTTTTATAACTACTGACATAATTATTGACAAAGAAAACTTAACTAAAATTTTAAAGAGAGTTGTGGATAAAACTTTCAATAATATATCTGTCGATGGAGATACTTCAACAAATGATACTGTCTTTATTTTAGCAAATGGTAGAAGTGGAGTTAATTATGAGGAATGTAAGGAAGAGTTTGAAAAATCTTTACTTTATGTTTGTAGAGAACTTTCCAAAATGATAGTCAAAGATGGAGAAGGTGCAACTAAATTTGTAGAGGTAATAGTTAAAGGAGCAAAAAGTAAAGAGGATGCAATTAAAGCATCAAAGGCAATAGTTAATTCTTTATTAGTAAAAACTGCAATATTTGGAGAAGATCCTAACTGGGGAAGAATATTAGCGGCAGTTGGTTATAGTGGGGCTGATTTTGATCCAAGTATTGTTGATATTATAATTGGTAATAATAAGGAGGAGGTTTATTTAGTCAAAGATGGAACTCCATTAGCAGATGAAGGAACTGATGAGTTAAAAAAAGCAGAAGAAATTATGAAAAGTGATGAAATCAAAATAATAGTTGATTTAAAAATGGGAAACTTTGATAATGTTTGTTATGGATGTGATTTAAGTTATGAGTATGTTAGAATAAATGCTGAATACACTACTTAA
- a CDS encoding 50S ribosomal protein L18e: MKKIRATNPRLVKLIETLKYESYKNQAKIWKDIARRLAKPRRRRAEVNLSKINRYTKEGDIVLVPGKVLGAGKLDHKVIVAAFAFSETAKKLIEESGGEAITIEELIKRNPKGSNVRIMA, from the coding sequence ATGAAAAAGATTAGAGCAACAAATCCAAGATTGGTTAAGTTAATTGAGACTTTAAAATATGAAAGTTATAAAAATCAGGCAAAGATTTGGAAGGATATAGCAAGAAGATTAGCAAAGCCCAGAAGAAGAAGGGCTGAAGTAAATTTAAGTAAAATAAATAGATATACAAAGGAAGGAGACATAGTTTTAGTTCCAGGTAAGGTTTTAGGAGCAGGTAAATTGGATCATAAGGTAATAGTTGCGGCATTTGCATTTTCAGAAACAGCTAAAAAGTTAATTGAAGAATCAGGAGGAGAGGCTATAACTATTGAAGAATTAATAAAAAGAAATCCAAAAGGTTCAAATGTTAGAATTATGGCATAA
- a CDS encoding haloacid dehalogenase gives MEELEYLINYLANKDSVREEILKLSREIVRDCSMLIRKIHKSDKEENFEDKLKEIEEKIKKLNSMATFPEFIGYLSTPQQEFVEALALYMIKFKNEIPKFKDLDFIKEENYILGLSDVIGELRREVLESMKNDDLSEVERYFKFMETLYDFLMNFDYYYVVDNLRRKQDICRGILEKTHGDIVTFIENLKLREELKNVKNLK, from the coding sequence ATGGAAGAGTTGGAATACTTAATAAACTACCTTGCAAATAAAGACAGCGTTAGAGAAGAAATTTTAAAATTATCAAGGGAAATAGTAAGAGATTGTTCAATGTTAATTAGAAAAATTCACAAATCAGATAAAGAAGAAAATTTTGAAGATAAATTAAAAGAAATTGAAGAAAAAATTAAAAAATTGAATAGTATGGCTACATTTCCAGAGTTCATTGGATATTTATCAACTCCTCAGCAGGAGTTCGTAGAGGCATTGGCATTGTATATGATAAAATTTAAGAACGAAATTCCTAAGTTCAAAGACCTTGATTTTATAAAGGAGGAAAATTATATTTTGGGATTATCTGATGTGATTGGGGAATTAAGGAGAGAAGTTTTAGAATCTATGAAAAATGATGATCTATCAGAAGTTGAGAGATACTTTAAATTTATGGAAACATTATACGATTTTTTAATGAACTTTGATTACTACTATGTTGTAGATAATTTAAGAAGAAAGCAAGATATATGTAGAGGAATCTTAGAAAAAACTCATGGAGATATAGTTACATTTATAGAAAATTTGAAACTTAGAGAAGAACTAAAAAATGTAAAAAATCTTAAATAA
- the rplM gene encoding 50S ribosomal protein L13, producing MTVIDAEGAILGRLSSEVAKRVLRGEEIVIVNAEKVIITGNKDWIIKKYQEEREKKNVANPRRFGPKFPRRPDDILRRTVRKMLPYKKSKGREAFKRVKVYVGNPKNLQVDEKISHPLNTTKYITLGELSKHLGAKF from the coding sequence ATGACAGTAATAGATGCTGAAGGAGCGATATTGGGGAGATTATCTTCGGAAGTGGCAAAGAGAGTATTAAGAGGAGAAGAAATAGTTATAGTAAATGCTGAAAAGGTAATTATAACTGGTAATAAAGATTGGATTATAAAAAAATATCAAGAAGAGAGAGAAAAGAAAAACGTTGCTAATCCAAGAAGATTTGGTCCAAAGTTTCCAAGAAGACCTGATGATATATTGAGGAGAACAGTAAGAAAAATGCTTCCATACAAAAAATCAAAAGGTAGGGAGGCATTTAAGAGAGTTAAGGTTTATGTTGGCAATCCTAAAAATTTACAAGTTGATGAAAAAATATCTCATCCATTAAACACTACAAAGTATATTACATTAGGTGAGTTAAGCAAACACTTAGGAGCGAAATTCTGA
- a CDS encoding 30S ribosomal protein S13, translating into MQNSEFKYLIRVSRTDLDGNKKLIMALQDTYGVGEAMARAVIRVAKLDPNKLAGYLTEEEVKKIEEILADPAKYGIPSWMFNRRKDYVTGKDKHVIESDLMIVKQEDINRLKRIRCYRGIRHELGLPCRGQRTKSTFRRGPTVGVSRRKK; encoded by the coding sequence ATGCAAAATTCTGAATTTAAATACTTAATTAGAGTTTCAAGAACAGATTTAGATGGTAATAAGAAGTTAATAATGGCTCTCCAAGACACCTATGGTGTTGGAGAGGCAATGGCAAGAGCTGTTATAAGAGTAGCTAAATTAGACCCTAACAAGTTGGCAGGTTACTTAACTGAAGAAGAAGTTAAAAAAATTGAGGAAATATTGGCTGATCCCGCTAAATATGGAATTCCATCATGGATGTTTAATAGAAGAAAAGATTATGTTACTGGAAAAGATAAACACGTTATTGAAAGTGACTTAATGATTGTAAAACAAGAAGATATAAACAGATTGAAAAGAATTAGATGTTATAGAGGAATTAGGCACGAACTTGGATTACCATGTAGAGGACAGAGAACAAAAAGTACATTTAGAAGAGGACCTACTGTTGGAGTTTCAAGAAGAAAGAAATAA
- a CDS encoding 50S ribosomal protein L2: MGKRLVSQRRGRGSPTYTSPSHKRRGEAKYRKFDELEKKGKVLGKIVDILHDPGRSAPVAKVEYETGEEGLLIVPEGMKVGDIIECGVTADIKPGNVLPLGSIPEGIPVFNIETIPGDGGKLVRAGGCYAHILTHDDDRTYVKLPSGHIKALHSMCRATIGVVAGGGRKEKPFVKAGKKYYAMKAKAIKWPRVRGVAMNAVDHPFGGGRHQHTGKPTTVSRRMPPGRKVGHIAARRTGVRK, from the coding sequence ATGGGTAAAAGATTAGTATCCCAAAGAAGAGGTAGAGGTAGCCCAACATATACAAGTCCTTCACATAAAAGAAGGGGAGAAGCAAAATATAGAAAATTTGACGAATTAGAAAAAAAAGGAAAAGTTTTAGGTAAAATTGTTGATATTTTACATGATCCTGGAAGAAGTGCCCCAGTAGCAAAAGTAGAATATGAAACAGGGGAGGAAGGGTTATTAATAGTTCCAGAGGGAATGAAAGTTGGAGACATAATAGAATGTGGAGTTACCGCTGATATAAAACCAGGAAATGTTTTACCATTAGGATCAATTCCAGAGGGTATCCCAGTATTTAACATAGAAACAATCCCAGGAGATGGTGGAAAATTAGTTAGAGCAGGAGGATGTTATGCTCATATCTTAACACATGACGATGATAGAACATATGTTAAATTACCATCTGGACATATTAAGGCTTTACATTCAATGTGTAGAGCTACAATAGGAGTAGTCGCTGGTGGAGGTAGAAAAGAGAAACCATTTGTTAAGGCAGGTAAGAAATATTATGCTATGAAGGCTAAGGCTATTAAATGGCCAAGAGTTAGAGGAGTAGCAATGAACGCAGTCGATCACCCATTCGGTGGTGGAAGACACCAACACACTGGAAAACCAACAACAGTTTCAAGAAGAATGCCCCCAGGAAGAAAAGTTGGACACATTGCAGCAAGAAGAACTGGAGTCAGGAAGTAA
- a CDS encoding CBS domain-containing protein, whose translation MKVKVSEYMTKNVITVSKDNTVKDVIKLIKETGHNSFPVVENGKLIGIVSVNDIIGKDDNEKVENVMTKRKDMVVTTPDANIMDVGRIMFRTGFSKLPVVDNENNLVGLISNMDVIRSQIEKTTPKKLENIIKTYQSLGYNLKVEKKEVEVSKLKPTQNKIQADELVGRKYELKKGLAEPIIVIKKKNDNHYILIDGHHRAVAAYKMGIPKIDAYVIYLDTDKKLGIEKTAEMMNLKSLDDIKIVDEEDENSVKLKKVY comes from the coding sequence ATGAAAGTTAAAGTTTCTGAGTATATGACAAAAAATGTCATAACTGTCTCTAAAGATAACACGGTTAAGGATGTTATTAAATTGATAAAAGAGACTGGTCATAACTCATTTCCTGTTGTAGAGAATGGAAAATTAATAGGAATAGTTTCAGTTAATGATATTATTGGCAAGGATGATAATGAAAAAGTGGAAAATGTAATGACTAAAAGAAAGGATATGGTAGTTACAACTCCTGACGCTAATATAATGGATGTTGGCAGAATAATGTTTAGAACAGGGTTTTCAAAATTACCAGTTGTAGATAATGAGAATAATTTAGTTGGGTTAATATCAAATATGGATGTTATTAGATCTCAAATAGAAAAAACTACTCCTAAAAAATTAGAAAATATAATTAAAACTTACCAAAGTTTAGGATACAACTTAAAAGTCGAAAAGAAAGAAGTGGAAGTTAGTAAATTAAAACCTACCCAAAATAAAATACAAGCTGATGAATTAGTCGGAAGAAAGTATGAATTAAAAAAAGGATTGGCTGAACCTATTATAGTAATAAAGAAAAAAAATGACAACCATTATATATTAATAGATGGACATCATAGGGCAGTTGCGGCATATAAAATGGGAATACCAAAGATAGATGCTTATGTTATATACTTAGATACGGATAAAAAACTTGGTATTGAGAAGACTGCTGAAATGATGAATTTAAAATCATTAGATGATATTAAGATTGTTGATGAGGAAGACGAAAACTCAGTTAAATTGAAAAAAGTATATTAA
- a CDS encoding 50S ribosomal protein L3, which translates to MGLNVNRPRRGSLAFSPRKRAKRPVPRIRSWPEEDTVRLQAFPVYKAGMSHAFIKEDNPKSPNAGQEIFTPITILEAPPINVFGIRVYGRNERNYLTTLTEVWADNLDKELERKIKLPKKEDKKTVEDLESLKDKIEEVRVLVHTNPKLTTLPKKKPEILEIRIGGKNIDERLNYAKEILGKQLNITDVFQEGELVDTIGVTKGKGFQGPVKRWGVKIQFGKHARKGVGRHVGSVGPWQPKMIMWTVPMAGQMGYHQRTEYNKRILKIGDNGEEITPKGGFLHYGVIRNKYVVLKGSVQGPAKRLIVLRRAIRPQEPLIKVPEITYISTTSKQGK; encoded by the coding sequence ATGGGATTAAATGTAAATAGACCAAGAAGAGGTTCCTTAGCATTCAGTCCAAGAAAAAGAGCAAAAAGACCTGTGCCAAGAATTAGAAGTTGGCCAGAAGAAGATACTGTAAGATTGCAAGCATTTCCTGTATATAAAGCAGGAATGAGCCATGCATTTATTAAAGAAGATAATCCAAAAAGTCCTAATGCTGGGCAGGAAATATTTACTCCAATCACAATATTAGAGGCTCCGCCAATTAATGTATTTGGAATAAGAGTTTATGGAAGAAATGAAAGAAACTATTTAACAACATTAACAGAAGTTTGGGCAGATAATTTAGATAAAGAATTAGAAAGAAAAATCAAATTACCAAAGAAAGAAGATAAAAAAACAGTAGAAGATTTAGAATCATTAAAAGATAAAATAGAGGAAGTTAGAGTTTTAGTTCATACAAATCCAAAATTAACAACCTTACCAAAGAAAAAGCCAGAAATTTTAGAAATTAGAATTGGAGGAAAAAATATAGATGAAAGATTAAACTACGCTAAGGAGATTTTAGGTAAGCAATTAAATATTACAGATGTCTTCCAAGAAGGAGAATTAGTTGATACAATTGGAGTTACAAAAGGTAAAGGATTCCAAGGACCTGTAAAAAGATGGGGAGTTAAAATACAATTTGGAAAGCACGCAAGAAAAGGAGTAGGTAGGCACGTAGGTTCTGTAGGTCCATGGCAACCAAAAATGATAATGTGGACAGTTCCAATGGCTGGACAAATGGGTTATCATCAAAGAACAGAATACAATAAAAGAATATTAAAAATTGGAGATAATGGAGAGGAAATTACTCCAAAAGGAGGATTCTTACACTATGGTGTTATTAGAAACAAATATGTTGTATTAAAAGGTTCAGTTCAAGGACCAGCAAAGAGGTTAATTGTGTTAAGAAGAGCTATAAGACCACAAGAACCATTAATTAAGGTTCCAGAAATTACATACATAAGTACTACATCAAAACAAGGGAAATAA
- the cgi121 gene encoding KEOPS complex subunit Cgi121, producing MIIKGIRGAKINKDIFNLGLEFQILNADLIATKKHILHAINQAKTKKPIAKNFWIEILVRASGQRQIQEAIKIIGAKDGNVCLICKNENTFKKIHKLIGGEVDDSVLELNEEKEKLIRKVFNIKGFGNTIERVLEKIALIELK from the coding sequence ATGATAATTAAGGGTATAAGGGGTGCAAAAATAAATAAAGACATTTTTAATTTAGGATTAGAATTTCAAATTTTAAATGCTGATTTAATAGCGACAAAAAAACATATATTACATGCAATAAATCAGGCTAAGACAAAAAAACCAATTGCTAAAAATTTTTGGATTGAAATTTTAGTTAGAGCATCGGGACAAAGGCAGATACAGGAGGCTATAAAGATTATAGGAGCAAAAGATGGAAATGTTTGCTTAATATGTAAAAATGAGAATACATTTAAAAAGATTCATAAACTAATAGGTGGAGAAGTTGATGATTCAGTTTTAGAACTTAATGAAGAAAAAGAAAAACTAATTAGGAAAGTTTTTAACATAAAAGGTTTTGGAAATACTATTGAGAGAGTTTTGGAGAAGATAGCATTAATTGAATTAAAATAA
- a CDS encoding DNA-directed RNA polymerase subunit N, with protein MMFPIRCFSCGNVIAEVFEEYKRRILNGENPKDVLDDLGIKKYCCRRMFISYRISEDGKEIIDEIIAQDEKYL; from the coding sequence ATGATGTTTCCAATTAGATGCTTTTCTTGTGGTAATGTTATTGCCGAAGTTTTTGAAGAGTATAAAAGAAGAATATTAAATGGAGAGAATCCAAAAGATGTATTAGATGATTTAGGTATTAAAAAATACTGTTGTAGAAGAATGTTTATATCATATAGAATTAGTGAAGATGGAAAAGAGATTATAGATGAAATTATTGCTCAAGATGAAAAATACTTATAA
- a CDS encoding 50S ribosomal protein L23: MDAFDVIKMPVVSEKAVRLIETENKLVFYVDRKATKRDIKRAMKELFDVEVEKVNTLITPKGEKKAYIKLKKGYDARKIAASLGIY, from the coding sequence ATGGATGCTTTTGATGTAATAAAAATGCCGGTAGTTTCAGAAAAGGCTGTTAGATTAATTGAAACAGAAAACAAGTTAGTATTTTATGTAGATAGAAAGGCTACAAAAAGAGACATAAAAAGAGCAATGAAAGAATTGTTTGATGTTGAAGTAGAAAAGGTAAATACATTAATAACTCCTAAGGGAGAAAAAAAGGCATACATTAAGTTGAAAAAAGGATATGATGCTCGTAAAATAGCAGCAAGTTTAGGAATCTACTAA
- the rpl4p gene encoding 50S ribosomal protein L4, which produces MKAVVYNLNGETVKEIELPSVFEEEYRPDLIRRAFLSAFTARLQPKGSDPMAGKRTSAKCIGKGHGMARVIRTPQGWAAFVPQAVGGRRAHPPKVEKILWERVNKKERIKAIKSAIAATANPELVRERGHIFENENLPIIVENSFEDLQKTKEVFKVFEKLGISSDVIRAKNGIKIRSGRGKMRGRRYKKPRSVLVVVGNKCNAILASRNLPGVDVITAKDLGIIHLAPGGVAGRLTVWTENAIEKLKERFNK; this is translated from the coding sequence ATGAAAGCAGTGGTTTATAATTTAAATGGTGAAACAGTCAAGGAAATTGAATTGCCATCAGTATTTGAAGAAGAATATAGACCTGATCTAATTAGAAGAGCATTTTTATCTGCATTTACTGCAAGATTGCAACCAAAAGGTTCAGATCCTATGGCTGGTAAGAGAACTTCTGCAAAGTGTATAGGTAAAGGGCATGGCATGGCAAGAGTTATAAGAACCCCACAAGGATGGGCGGCATTTGTTCCACAGGCTGTTGGAGGTAGAAGAGCACATCCACCAAAAGTTGAAAAAATATTGTGGGAGAGAGTAAATAAAAAAGAAAGAATTAAGGCTATAAAAAGTGCTATTGCCGCAACAGCAAATCCAGAATTGGTTAGAGAAAGAGGACATATATTTGAAAATGAAAATTTACCAATAATCGTTGAAAATTCATTTGAAGATTTGCAGAAAACAAAAGAAGTTTTTAAAGTTTTTGAAAAATTGGGAATAAGTAGTGATGTTATAAGGGCTAAGAATGGTATTAAGATTAGATCTGGAAGAGGAAAAATGAGAGGTAGAAGATATAAAAAGCCAAGAAGTGTTTTAGTCGTTGTTGGTAATAAATGTAATGCAATATTAGCATCAAGAAATCTACCTGGAGTTGATGTTATAACAGCCAAAGATTTAGGAATTATACACTTAGCTCCAGGGGGAGTTGCTGGAAGATTAACAGTATGGACTGAAAATGCTATAGAAAAATTAAAAGAGAGATTTAACAAATAA
- a CDS encoding 30S ribosomal protein S4: protein MGDPRRRFKKTYETPNHPWIKERIEREKELCRKYGLRRKREVWKAETILRKYRRQARRLISDRTEQGVKEAVQLFNVLKRYGILKIENPTLDDVLSLTVEDILERRLQTLVFRKGLARTPKQARQLIVHGHIAVNGRVVTAPSYMVSVEEEDKITYAKNSPFNYEDHPERAKIIGLEETQPE from the coding sequence ATGGGAGATCCAAGAAGAAGATTTAAAAAGACTTATGAAACACCTAACCATCCATGGATTAAAGAAAGAATTGAAAGAGAAAAAGAATTATGTAGAAAATATGGGTTAAGAAGGAAAAGAGAAGTTTGGAAAGCTGAAACAATTTTAAGAAAGTATAGAAGACAGGCAAGAAGATTAATTAGCGATAGAACAGAACAAGGAGTTAAAGAGGCAGTTCAGTTATTTAATGTATTAAAAAGATATGGTATTTTAAAAATTGAAAATCCTACTCTTGATGATGTCTTATCCTTAACTGTTGAAGATATATTAGAGAGAAGATTACAAACACTTGTATTTAGAAAAGGATTGGCAAGAACACCTAAACAAGCAAGGCAGTTAATAGTTCATGGTCACATAGCTGTAAATGGTAGAGTAGTAACTGCTCCAAGTTATATGGTATCAGTTGAAGAAGAAGACAAAATTACCTATGCAAAAAACTCTCCATTTAATTATGAGGATCATCCAGAAAGAGCAAAAATTATAGGTTTAGAAGAAACACAGCCTGAATAA
- a CDS encoding DNA-directed RNA polymerase subunit D, whose product MITIKEKKKTRIGENFIFSLKAPISFSNAIRRIMISEVPTYAIEDVYIYENSSSMDDEILAHRLGLVPIKGKPLLENEVIKFTLEKEGPCVVYSSDLKSDNGEVAFKNIPIVKLGKGQKIQIECDAVPGIGKIHAKWQPCNAVYKQLSEDEVEFLVETFGQMEAEEILEEAVKILKNKAESFLKQLEQIEK is encoded by the coding sequence TTGATTACAATTAAAGAGAAGAAAAAAACAAGAATTGGTGAAAATTTTATTTTTTCTTTAAAAGCACCAATATCTTTTTCTAATGCTATTAGAAGAATAATGATTTCTGAAGTTCCAACCTATGCTATTGAAGATGTTTATATATATGAGAATTCTTCATCAATGGATGATGAAATTTTAGCGCATAGATTGGGATTAGTTCCAATTAAGGGAAAACCATTATTAGAAAATGAAGTTATAAAATTCACCTTAGAAAAAGAAGGACCATGTGTAGTTTATTCATCAGATTTGAAATCTGATAATGGAGAAGTAGCATTTAAAAATATTCCAATTGTAAAATTAGGTAAAGGGCAAAAAATACAGATTGAATGTGATGCAGTTCCAGGTATTGGTAAAATACATGCAAAATGGCAGCCATGCAATGCTGTTTATAAACAACTTAGTGAAGATGAGGTAGAATTTCTAGTAGAAACATTTGGACAAATGGAGGCTGAAGAAATATTAGAGGAGGCCGTTAAAATATTAAAAAATAAGGCAGAAAGTTTTTTAAAACAACTGGAACAAATTGAGAAATAA
- a CDS encoding 30S ribosomal protein S9 produces the protein MEEHNKKIVLTVGKRKRAIARAVARPGKGRIRINKIPIELIEPKYKRMKLMEPILLAGEEIISQIDIDVTVNGGGVMGQMDAARTAIGKAIVEFTGSKELRDKFLAYDRTLLVSDARRTEPHKPSRSTKGPRAKRQKSYR, from the coding sequence ATGGAAGAACATAATAAAAAAATAGTTTTAACAGTTGGTAAAAGAAAAAGGGCAATTGCAAGGGCTGTAGCAAGACCTGGAAAAGGTAGAATAAGAATTAATAAAATACCAATTGAATTAATAGAGCCAAAGTATAAAAGAATGAAATTAATGGAACCAATTTTATTGGCTGGAGAGGAAATCATTAGCCAAATAGATATAGATGTTACCGTAAATGGCGGAGGAGTTATGGGACAAATGGATGCCGCAAGAACTGCTATTGGTAAGGCAATAGTTGAATTTACTGGTAGTAAAGAGTTAAGAGATAAATTCTTAGCATACGACAGAACATTGTTAGTTAGTGATGCAAGAAGAACCGAGCCACACAAACCAAGTAGATCTACAAAAGGTCCAAGAGCAAAGAGACAAAAATCTTACAGATAA